A window of Castanea sativa cultivar Marrone di Chiusa Pesio chromosome 1, ASM4071231v1 contains these coding sequences:
- the LOC142622255 gene encoding glutelin type-B 2-like, producing MEFDLTPKFAQKLFEGDGGSYYSWSTSEFPLLRETKVGAGKLVLQPRGFALPHYADSSKIGYVLQGSDGVVGMVLPNTAEEVVLKLKKGDVVPVVLGSVSWWFNDGGSELVIVFLGETSKSYIPGEFTYFILGGAQSIMGGFSPEFISRAYNVNKDDANKLAKSQTGFLIIKLQDGKRLAKPNKDNTNKLVYNINAAVPDIDVKNGGLVTSLTDAKFPFLGQVELSAKLVKLDAKAMSSPIYATDSSVQLIYVVKGTCQIQIVGINGKQVLDTELKPGHLLVVPKFFVDAKVAGGDGLEYFSIITTSKPALEDLASKESTWGALSLGVVEASLNVSAEFGELFKSNIGKNKILIPPED from the exons ATGGAGTTTGACTTGACACCAAAGTTTGCCCAAAAGTTATTCGAGGGAGATGGTGGATCATACTATAGTTGGTCAACTTCCGAATTCCCTTTACTTCGTGAGACCAAGGTCGGTGCTGGCAAGCTTGTTCTGCAGCCACGCGGCTTTGCTCTTCCCCACTATGCCGATTCTTCCAAAATTGGTTATGTTCTTCAAG GTAGTGATGGAGTAGTTGGAATGGTATTACCTAACACAGCAGAGGAGGTGGTATTGAAACTTAAGAAAGGAGATGTTGTACCAGTAGTACTGGGATCAGTGTCATGGTGGTTCAATGATGGAGGTTCTGAACTGGTTATAGTATTCTTGGGTGAAACTTCCAAGTCTTACATTCCAGGAGAATTCACCTACTTCATATTAGGTGGGGCTCAAAGTATCATGGGAGGTTTCTCACCTGAGTTCATTAGCAGAGCTTATAATGTGAACAAAGATGATGCAAATAAGCTCGCAAAAAGCCAAACTGGGTTCCTGATAATTAAGCTTCAAGATGGAAAAAGATTGGCTAAGCCCAACAAAGACAATACCAACAAATTGGTGTACAACATCAATGCTGCAGTACCTGATATTGATGTCAAGAATGGGGGACTAGTCACTTCGTTGACTGACGCCAAGTTTCCTTTCCTTGGACAAGTTGAGCTGAGTGCCAAACTTGTTAAACTTGATGCTAAAGCCATGTCTTCACCAATTTATGCTACTGATTCTTCAGTTCAACTAATTTATGTAGTGAAAGGAACTTGTCAGATTCAAATTGTGGGCATTAATGGTAAGCAAGTCTTggacacggaattaaagcctGGTCACTTGCTTGTGGtgccaaaattttttgttgatgcCAAAGTTGCAGGCGGCGATGGACTGGAGTATTTCTCTATAATAACAACTAGCAA gCCTGCCCTTGAAGATTTAGCTAGCAAGGAATCAACATGGGGAGCATTATCTCTTGGGGTGGTAGAAGCTTCCCTCAATGTTTCCGCAGAGTTTGGGGAACTTTTCAAGTCAAATATTGGAAAGAACAAAATCCTCATCCCTCCAGAGGATTAA
- the LOC142617784 gene encoding kinetochore protein NUF2 homolog, whose translation MSKYECPMMSRGEIVAILNESQIANISEHDLSKPNFDFVSDLYTRLLFHIDCLHEEEEHGQLEFAALDHLENPDFHVESVRIIKLYNRIKDVLASMDCPKSFTLKDLIKPAPDRTELFLSAILNFGLHRQAKLDFLRPIVDELDFLEEQQRESEARISQLNAEIEEYNEARERELPLVQEVDAKVKELRQTIAGLNNQQMSMRASYRKLKEKAGEMDEKISNAEFVLVQSVQENANLRSKIVQSPDKLQRALEEKKIVREAAKNAEKIATQSYQDKTSIVELYTKVSKKMSKHFAQMQAIQEQVNSAKSIEKDFKALKAKISDEGILDKSLEAKLVERQAKAEQLDELRSQLEKERDLKCEEATLEFNNVRLEVESRRRELEARQKNVEAVVVEVDAKTSKANSIKESGAAKVQALIQKSEEIVKEFHQYANSIDVLLPMTEAEPVVG comes from the exons atgtcgaAGTACGAGTGCCCAATGATGTCTAGAGGTGAAATAGTAGCGATATTGAACGAATCCCAAATCGCCAACATTTCAGAGCACGATCTCTCCAAACCGAACTTCGATTTCGTTTCCGATCTCTACACTCGACTCCTCTTCCACATCGACTGTCTCCACGA AGAAGAAGAGCATGGACAGTTGGAGTTCGCGGCGCTCGATCACCTCGAGAATCCGGATTTTCACGTCGAATCGGTGCGGATTATCAAGCTCTACAATCGGATCAAGGATGTACTGGCCTCCATGGATTGCCCTAAGAGTTTTACCCTCAAAGACCTCATCAAACCTGCGCCTGATCGGACTGAACTTTTTCTTAGCGCAATTCTCAATTTCGGTCTTCACAG ACAGGCAAAACTAGATTTCCTACGGCCAATTGTGGATGAATTGGACTTTCTTGAGGAGCAGCAAAGAGAGTCAGAGGCTAGGATTTCCCAG TTGAATGCAGAGATTGAAGAATACAATGAAGCAAGAGAGAGGGAGCTACCTCTTGTTCAAGAGGTAGATGCAAAAGTTAAAGAATTGCGCCAAACCATTGCAGGCCTTAACAATCAACAGATGTCAATGAGAGCTTCTTATCGCAAGTTAAAGGAGAAGGCTGGAGAAATGGATGAGAAG ATTTCTAATGCTGAGTTTGTTCTAGTACAAAGTGTCCAAGAAAATGCAAATTTGCGTTCGAAAATTGTCCAGTCACCAGATAAATTACAG AGGGCTttagaggagaaaaaaatagtTCGCGAGGCAGCAAAGAATGCTGAAAAAATAGCTACACAATCCTATCAGGACAAGACTTCCATTGTTGAGCTTTATACAAAG GTTTCCAAGAAAATGTCAAAGCATTTTGCTCAGATGCAGGCTATACAAGAACAG GTAAACTCTGCCAAATCCATTGAGAAGGACTTTAAGGctttaaaagctaaaataagtGATGAAGGAATACTGGATAAGTCACTTGAAGCTAAACTGGTGGAAAGGCAAGCCAAAG CTGAACAGTTGGATGAATTAAGAAGTCagttagagaaagaaagagatttgAAGTGTGAGGAGGCTACCTTAGAGTTCAATAATGTGAGATTGGAGGTGGAATCTAGGAGACGTGAGCTGGAAGCAAGGCAAAAGAATGTTGAAGCTGTGGTAGTGGAG GTGGATGCCAAAACTTCAAAAGCTAATTCAATAAAAGAATCTGGGGCAGCTAAAGTGCAGGCGTTAATTCAAAAATCTGAAGAGATTGTGAAAGAG TTTCACCAATACGCAAACTCTATTGATGTCTTGCTGCCAATGACAGAAGCTGAGCCAGTTGTTGGTTGA